In one window of Romboutsia hominis DNA:
- the fabF gene encoding beta-ketoacyl-ACP synthase II, producing the protein MKKRVVITGLGCVTPIGNNKEDFWKNIKAGVCGIDTVTRFDASTFQTQIAGEVKDFNPEEYINKKEIKRLDKFTQYAIAASKMAVEDAKLNLDSINKDRMGVIIGTGIGGVETIEQQHKTLLEKGNKRVSPFLVPMMIGNMASGQVSIFLGAKGPNTNVCTACASGTHSIGDAFKIVQRGDADIMVAGGSEAPITPLAFAGFCNMKAMSTRNDDPKAASRPFDKDRDGFIMGEGSGVLILEELEHALKRNANIYAEIVGYGLTADAYHMTTPAENGEGAARSMEMALKDGDVPIEEVDYINAHGTSTYYNDKLETQAIKTVFRENAYDLCVSSTKSMTGHLLGAAGGIEAIVCAMSIKDNFIPPTVNVQNVDEELDLDYVLDKGRNKEVRYALSNSLGFGGHNASIVLKKY; encoded by the coding sequence ATGAAAAAGAGAGTTGTAATAACTGGTTTAGGATGTGTTACACCTATTGGAAATAATAAAGAAGACTTTTGGAAAAATATAAAAGCTGGTGTTTGCGGAATTGATACTGTAACTAGATTTGATGCTAGTACTTTCCAAACTCAAATAGCAGGAGAAGTAAAAGATTTTAATCCAGAGGAATATATAAATAAAAAAGAAATAAAAAGATTAGATAAATTTACTCAATATGCTATAGCTGCATCAAAAATGGCAGTAGAAGATGCAAAACTAAACTTAGATTCTATAAATAAAGATCGTATGGGTGTAATAATAGGAACAGGAATAGGTGGAGTTGAAACTATAGAACAACAACATAAAACTCTTTTAGAAAAAGGAAATAAAAGAGTAAGTCCATTTTTAGTTCCTATGATGATAGGAAATATGGCATCAGGTCAAGTATCTATATTTTTAGGTGCTAAGGGACCAAATACAAATGTATGTACAGCTTGTGCATCAGGAACACATTCAATAGGAGATGCTTTTAAGATAGTACAAAGAGGCGATGCAGATATTATGGTGGCAGGAGGAAGTGAAGCTCCTATAACTCCGCTTGCATTTGCAGGATTTTGTAATATGAAGGCTATGTCGACTAGAAATGATGATCCAAAAGCTGCATCAAGACCATTTGATAAAGATAGAGATGGATTTATAATGGGAGAAGGTTCAGGAGTTTTAATACTAGAAGAATTAGAACATGCTTTAAAAAGAAATGCTAATATATATGCTGAAATTGTAGGATATGGATTAACAGCAGATGCGTACCATATGACGACACCGGCTGAAAACGGTGAAGGAGCAGCTCGTTCTATGGAAATGGCTCTAAAGGACGGAGATGTTCCTATAGAAGAAGTTGACTATATAAATGCACATGGAACATCTACTTACTACAATGACAAGCTTGAAACGCAAGCTATAAAAACAGTATTTAGAGAAAATGCATATGACTTATGCGTGTCATCAACAAAATCTATGACAGGACATTTATTAGGAGCAGCAGGTGGGATAGAAGCTATAGTTTGTGCTATGAGTATAAAAGATAACTTTATACCACCTACAGTAAATGTTCAAAATGTAGATGAAGAACTTGACCTAGATTATGTATTAGATAAAGGAAGAAATAAAGAAGTCAGATATGCATTATCAAATTCACTAGGGTTTGGTGGGCATAATGCATCTATAGTATTAAAGAAATATTAG
- the acpP gene encoding acyl carrier protein translates to MFEKVVEIIREQLSVEDKEITMETSLMKDLEADSLDAVEIIMALEDEFGVEIPDTEAENFKSIGDIVKFIEANK, encoded by the coding sequence ATGTTTGAAAAAGTTGTAGAAATAATAAGAGAGCAATTAAGCGTAGAAGATAAGGAAATAACAATGGAGACTTCATTAATGAAGGACTTAGAAGCTGACTCATTAGATGCAGTAGAAATAATAATGGCTTTAGAAGATGAATTTGGAGTGGAAATACCAGATACAGAAGCAGAAAACTTCAAATCTATAGGAGACATAGTTAAATTTATAGAAGCTAATAAATAG
- the fabG gene encoding 3-oxoacyl-[acyl-carrier-protein] reductase: protein MLNLKNKIAVITGGSRGIGKEIAKKLAYNGANIVINYTSKEEEALKTKEEIENLGVKCIVIKCDVSKSEEVNEMINKTIKEFGRVDILVNNAGITKDNLLMKMKEEDFDKVIDINLKGVFNCTKAVTRPMMKNKYGKIINISSVVGVIGNVGQANYCASKAGVIGFTKSTARELASRNININAVAPGFIDTDMTKVLSDDIKNSMLSTIPKKEFGKPEDVANAVVFLASDMSSYITGQVINVDGGMVMQ, encoded by the coding sequence ATGTTAAATCTGAAAAATAAAATAGCAGTAATAACAGGTGGGTCTAGAGGTATAGGAAAAGAGATTGCTAAAAAGCTTGCATATAATGGAGCTAATATAGTTATAAACTATACATCAAAAGAAGAAGAAGCATTAAAAACAAAAGAAGAGATAGAAAATTTAGGTGTAAAATGTATAGTTATAAAATGTGATGTATCAAAGTCTGAAGAAGTTAATGAAATGATAAATAAAACTATAAAAGAATTTGGTAGAGTTGATATACTAGTAAACAATGCAGGCATAACTAAAGATAACTTACTTATGAAAATGAAGGAAGAAGATTTTGACAAGGTAATAGATATAAATTTAAAAGGTGTATTTAATTGTACTAAGGCAGTTACTAGACCTATGATGAAAAATAAATATGGAAAAATAATAAATATATCATCTGTAGTAGGTGTAATAGGAAATGTAGGTCAAGCGAATTACTGTGCATCTAAGGCAGGAGTTATAGGATTTACAAAATCAACAGCAAGAGAACTTGCATCAAGAAATATAAATATAAATGCAGTAGCACCAGGATTTATAGATACTGATATGACAAAAGTATTAAGTGATGATATAAAAAATAGCATGTTAAGCACTATACCTAAAAAAGAATTTGGGAAACCAGAAGATGTAGCTAATGCAGTAGTATTTTTGGCAAGTGATATGTCTAGTTATATAACTGGTCAGGTTATAAACGTAGACGGTGGAATGGTAATGCAATAA
- the fabD gene encoding ACP S-malonyltransferase: MGKIALVFPGQGSQYVGMAKDIYENDNIAKEVIDKACEALDMDLKRIMFEGDGETLAKTENTQPAIVTHSIALLKSLNEKIDLKYDACLGLSLGEYSALVATDAIDFDDAVSLVKKRGSFMQEAVPVGKGAMAAILGLDRNKLKSIIDNIDDGVVEVANYNSPGQIVISGENNKIDEAIRLLKENGAKRAVKLNVSGPFHSSMLKEAGIKLSKELNKVNIRKPKVSVVSNVNAKYYEDEGKDLLISQVSSSVLWEDSIEKLINEGYDTFIEIGPGKTLKGFIKKISSNIDKNVNIYNIENMDSLEEFVEIYKNGEIVC; encoded by the coding sequence ATGGGTAAAATAGCATTAGTATTTCCAGGACAAGGAAGTCAGTATGTAGGTATGGCAAAAGATATATATGAGAATGACAATATAGCTAAAGAAGTTATAGATAAAGCTTGTGAAGCTTTAGACATGGATTTAAAACGTATAATGTTTGAAGGTGATGGTGAAACATTAGCTAAAACAGAAAATACTCAGCCAGCAATAGTTACTCATAGTATAGCTCTTTTAAAGTCATTAAATGAAAAAATAGACTTAAAATATGATGCATGTTTAGGATTATCATTAGGAGAGTATAGTGCATTAGTAGCTACAGATGCTATTGATTTTGATGATGCTGTTTCTTTAGTTAAAAAAAGAGGATCATTTATGCAAGAAGCTGTCCCAGTAGGCAAAGGAGCTATGGCTGCAATACTAGGGTTAGATAGAAATAAGCTAAAAAGCATAATAGATAATATAGATGATGGAGTTGTTGAAGTAGCAAACTATAATTCTCCAGGTCAAATAGTTATATCAGGAGAAAATAATAAGATAGATGAAGCTATAAGATTACTAAAAGAAAATGGAGCCAAAAGAGCTGTTAAGTTAAATGTTAGTGGTCCATTTCATTCATCAATGCTAAAAGAAGCAGGAATAAAATTATCTAAAGAGCTAAATAAAGTAAACATAAGAAAACCTAAGGTAAGTGTAGTATCAAATGTTAATGCAAAATACTATGAAGATGAAGGAAAGGATTTACTTATATCACAAGTTAGTTCTTCTGTACTTTGGGAAGATTCAATAGAAAAATTAATAAATGAAGGTTATGACACATTTATAGAAATAGGCCCAGGAAAAACCTTAAAAGGATTTATAAAGAAGATATCTTCAAATATAGATAAAAATGTAAATATTTATAATATAGAGAATATGGATTCTTTAGAAGAATTTGTAGAGATCTATAAGAATGGAGAGATAGTATGTTAA
- the fabK gene encoding enoyl-[acyl-carrier-protein] reductase FabK codes for MNKICELLNIQYPIIQGGMAWVANANLASAVSNAGGLGIIAGGNAPKEIIKEEIRKCKEFTDKPFGVNVMLLSPFADEIIDLVIEENIPVITTGAGNPAKYMEKLKKANVKVIPVVPTIALAQRMEKLGADAVIVEGTEAGGHIGELTTMVLTPQVADAVNIPVIAAGGIADGRGVVAALALGAKGVQIGTRFICSEECSVHENYKNMIIKSKDRDAIVTGRSTGHPVRTLKNKLSKEVLSMEKEGINPEEIDKKCVGSLRMATIDGDIENGSFMAGQIASIVKDIKPCKKIIGDIVNQVKEIMPNIDL; via the coding sequence ATGAATAAAATTTGTGAATTATTAAATATACAATATCCTATAATACAAGGCGGAATGGCATGGGTTGCTAATGCTAATTTAGCAAGTGCTGTTTCAAATGCAGGTGGATTAGGAATTATTGCAGGTGGTAATGCACCAAAGGAAATAATAAAAGAAGAAATAAGAAAATGCAAGGAGTTTACAGATAAGCCATTTGGTGTAAATGTAATGCTATTATCTCCATTTGCAGATGAAATAATAGATTTGGTAATAGAAGAAAATATACCTGTGATAACAACAGGAGCAGGTAACCCAGCAAAGTATATGGAAAAGCTCAAAAAAGCAAATGTAAAAGTTATACCAGTAGTTCCAACGATAGCATTAGCTCAAAGAATGGAAAAACTAGGGGCAGATGCAGTTATAGTTGAAGGAACAGAAGCTGGAGGGCACATAGGAGAATTAACTACTATGGTATTAACGCCGCAAGTTGCAGATGCAGTTAATATACCTGTTATAGCAGCAGGTGGTATAGCAGATGGAAGAGGCGTTGTTGCAGCACTTGCTTTAGGTGCTAAAGGAGTTCAAATAGGAACTAGATTTATATGTAGTGAAGAGTGTAGTGTTCATGAAAATTATAAGAATATGATTATAAAATCTAAGGATAGAGATGCTATAGTAACAGGAAGAAGTACAGGTCATCCTGTTAGGACTCTTAAAAATAAATTATCAAAAGAAGTCCTTAGTATGGAAAAAGAGGGAATAAATCCAGAAGAAATAGATAAAAAATGTGTAGGCTCTTTAAGAATGGCTACTATAGATGGGGACATTGAAAATGGATCGTTTATGGCTGGTCAAATAGCATCTATAGTAAAAGATATTAAGCCTTGTAAAAAAATTATAGGTGACATAGTCAACCAAGTTAAAGAGATAATGCCAAACATAGATTTATAA
- a CDS encoding beta-ketoacyl-ACP synthase III has product MNKKAGILGVGSYLPKKVLNNSYFEKILDTSDEWIKTRTGISERKIADENESTSDLSVKAALKAMECANLQASEIDLIIVATATPDMAFPSTACLVQEKIGAVNACAFDISAACSGFVYGLTIAKQFIETNCYRNILVIGAEVLSRVLDYTDRGTSILFGDGAGAVIIGKVNDGGILSTYLGADGRGKDFLNIPAGGSRLPASKSTVEDNLHTIKMAGNDVYKFAVRIMGDASIKAIEMAGLDTNDIDYLIPHQANIRIIEASAKRLKLSMDKVYVNLHKCGNMSAASIPVAMDEAYRSSKIKKGDNIVLVGFGGGLTWGASVIKWSI; this is encoded by the coding sequence ATGAACAAAAAAGCTGGTATATTGGGCGTAGGAAGTTATCTACCCAAAAAGGTACTAAATAATTCTTACTTTGAAAAAATATTAGATACAAGTGATGAATGGATAAAAACTAGAACAGGAATAAGTGAAAGAAAAATAGCTGATGAAAATGAATCAACATCAGATTTATCTGTAAAGGCAGCGCTTAAAGCTATGGAATGTGCAAATTTACAAGCAAGTGAAATTGATCTTATAATAGTAGCAACTGCTACACCAGATATGGCGTTTCCATCAACTGCATGCTTAGTACAAGAAAAAATAGGTGCAGTTAATGCTTGTGCTTTTGATATATCAGCTGCATGTTCAGGTTTTGTATATGGATTAACTATCGCTAAACAATTTATAGAAACTAACTGTTATAGAAACATCTTGGTAATAGGAGCAGAAGTACTTTCAAGGGTTTTAGATTATACTGATAGAGGTACTTCTATCCTATTTGGAGATGGAGCAGGAGCAGTTATTATAGGTAAAGTAAATGATGGTGGAATACTATCTACTTACCTTGGTGCAGATGGAAGAGGTAAAGACTTCCTAAATATACCAGCTGGAGGATCTAGGCTTCCAGCTAGTAAAAGTACTGTAGAGGATAATCTTCACACTATAAAAATGGCAGGAAATGACGTATACAAATTTGCAGTTAGAATAATGGGAGATGCATCCATAAAGGCTATAGAAATGGCAGGTTTGGACACTAATGATATAGATTATCTTATACCACATCAAGCAAATATAAGAATAATAGAGGCATCGGCAAAAAGACTTAAGTTAAGTATGGATAAAGTTTATGTAAATTTACACAAATGCGGAAATATGTCTGCAGCATCAATCCCCGTTGCTATGGATGAAGCATACAGAAGCTCTAAAATCAAAAAGGGTGATAATATAGTCTTAGTTGGTTTTGGAGGAGGACTTACTTGGGGAGCTTCAGTTATTAAGTGGAGTATATAA
- the plsX gene encoding phosphate acyltransferase PlsX, whose amino-acid sequence MRIVIDGMGGDNAPQSNVEGAVNAIKEYGINIVITGDKEILEKEFSKYDFDKEKLEIIHTTEIIENEDKPVKAIRSKKDSSMVVALRLVKEGYADAVISAGNTGALLAGGLFVVGRIKGIDRPCLCPAIPNAKKGMTLIADGGANADCKPRNLVEFAAMSNIYAKKVLGLSNPRVALANVGIEEGKGNDLVKKAYEELKNIDLNFIGNVEARDVINDYTDIIVCDGFTGNILLKSAEGVAISVMGLLKETFLSSTKGKLGAMLLKDDLRKLKSFMDYAEYGGAPLLGVNGGVIKAHGSSDSRAIKNAINQGIKFAKGNVLQDIKDFVVVNKESEE is encoded by the coding sequence ATGAGAATAGTAATTGATGGTATGGGTGGAGATAATGCACCACAATCTAATGTAGAAGGTGCAGTTAATGCAATAAAAGAATATGGAATAAATATAGTAATAACTGGAGATAAAGAGATATTAGAAAAAGAATTTTCAAAATATGATTTTGATAAAGAAAAACTTGAAATAATTCATACAACAGAAATTATAGAAAATGAAGATAAGCCAGTAAAAGCGATAAGATCTAAAAAAGATTCATCAATGGTTGTTGCGCTTAGACTTGTAAAAGAAGGATATGCAGATGCAGTTATATCAGCGGGAAATACGGGAGCATTACTTGCTGGGGGATTATTTGTAGTAGGTAGAATTAAAGGTATAGATAGACCTTGTTTATGTCCAGCTATACCAAATGCTAAAAAAGGAATGACTCTTATAGCTGATGGTGGAGCTAATGCAGATTGCAAACCAAGAAACTTAGTAGAGTTTGCAGCTATGAGTAATATATATGCTAAAAAAGTTTTAGGTCTTTCTAATCCTAGGGTAGCCTTAGCTAATGTAGGAATAGAAGAAGGAAAAGGAAATGACTTAGTAAAAAAAGCTTATGAAGAATTAAAAAATATAGACTTAAACTTTATAGGAAATGTAGAAGCAAGAGATGTAATAAATGATTATACAGATATAATTGTTTGTGATGGATTTACAGGTAACATACTTCTAAAATCAGCAGAAGGTGTTGCAATATCTGTAATGGGACTTTTAAAAGAAACATTCTTATCAAGTACAAAAGGTAAATTAGGAGCAATGCTTTTAAAAGATGACCTAAGAAAATTAAAATCATTTATGGATTATGCTGAATATGGAGGAGCACCTTTATTAGGAGTTAATGGAGGAGTTATAAAAGCACACGGTAGTTCAGATTCAAGAGCTATAAAAAATGCCATAAATCAAGGAATAAAATTTGCTAAAGGAAACGTGCTACAAGATATAAAAGATTTTGTAGTAGTTAATAAAGAAAGCGAAGAATAA
- the fapR gene encoding transcription factor FapR, which translates to MKKKSKAQRQKELIEMLQADPFYTDEELASLFEVSIQTIRLDRMSLNIPELRERVKNIAEAESSKVKTLGIKEITGEIIDLSVGKLGISMLEITEDMLYSKTNTLKDTYIFSMADSLAMAIVDAPKVIMRFANVKCLKLIEQKDRLIAKAEIYKNVGTKHYVKVVINNKAQEQIFRGKFIFEELD; encoded by the coding sequence ATGAAAAAGAAAAGTAAAGCCCAAAGACAAAAGGAATTAATAGAAATGTTACAGGCTGACCCTTTTTATACAGACGAAGAGTTAGCTAGCCTATTTGAAGTTAGTATTCAAACTATAAGGCTAGATAGAATGAGTCTGAATATACCTGAACTTAGGGAGAGAGTAAAAAATATTGCAGAAGCAGAAAGTTCAAAGGTAAAAACTCTTGGAATTAAGGAAATTACAGGAGAAATAATTGATTTATCAGTAGGGAAATTAGGAATATCTATGCTAGAAATTACAGAAGATATGCTCTATTCTAAAACTAATACTTTAAAGGATACATATATATTTTCTATGGCAGACTCATTAGCAATGGCTATAGTAGATGCACCAAAAGTAATAATGAGGTTTGCAAATGTTAAATGTTTGAAATTAATAGAACAAAAGGATAGACTTATAGCAAAGGCTGAAATCTACAAAAATGTAGGTACAAAGCATTATGTCAAAGTTGTCATTAATAATAAAGCACAAGAACAAATATTTAGAGGAAAATTTATATTTGAAGAATTAGATTAG
- the rpmF gene encoding 50S ribosomal protein L32 has protein sequence MAVPKRKTSKSKTKMRRAANSKMVATGFVSCPQCHEPKLPHRVCPDCGYYKGKEVVSE, from the coding sequence ATGGCAGTACCAAAGCGTAAAACATCTAAATCAAAAACTAAAATGAGAAGAGCAGCTAACTCTAAAATGGTAGCAACTGGATTTGTAAGTTGCCCACAATGTCATGAGCCAAAATTACCACATAGAGTATGTCCAGACTGTGGATATTATAAAGGTAAAGAAGTTGTATCTGAATAA
- a CDS encoding YceD family protein codes for MQISLDKLIRRETDKLDLNFSQKVDTISYCDNNYKLVSPINLNGKISSTKNGLYLDVDVDFTILDQCSRCLEDVEVPIEYSINGFLVKEDYDEDSFEDDDAFIYDGQVVDIIELIQQTLDFKIPPRVLCDEDCMGLCQGCGANLNKENCSCTETANDEENIDPRFAKLKDIFKND; via the coding sequence ATGCAAATCAGTCTAGATAAATTAATAAGAAGAGAAACTGACAAATTAGACTTGAATTTTTCTCAAAAAGTTGATACTATTAGTTATTGTGATAACAACTATAAGTTAGTTTCACCAATAAATTTAAATGGTAAAATATCATCTACTAAAAATGGATTATACCTAGATGTAGATGTAGATTTTACAATTCTTGACCAATGTTCAAGATGCTTAGAAGATGTCGAAGTACCAATAGAATACTCTATAAATGGTTTTTTAGTAAAAGAAGACTATGATGAAGATAGTTTTGAAGATGATGATGCATTCATCTATGATGGACAAGTTGTAGATATTATAGAACTTATACAACAAACATTAGACTTTAAAATACCACCAAGAGTTCTTTGTGATGAAGATTGTATGGGACTTTGTCAAGGATGCGGAGCAAATCTTAATAAAGAAAATTGTTCTTGCACTGAAACTGCGAACGACGAGGAGAATATTGATCCCCGTTTTGCTAAATTAAAAGATATATTTAAAAACGACTAA
- a CDS encoding acetate/propionate family kinase: MKVLVLNCGSSSLKYQLIDMSNEEVLCIGLVERIGIEGSILKQEKDGVEGKLIIEQPMKNHQDAIKLVLDGVVDAKFGGVKEISEVEAVGHRVVHGGEKFAGSVKITDEVMVALEECVELAPLHNPANIMGIKACEEILPGVPMVGVFDTAFHQTMPKKSYLYGLPHELYTKYGVRRYGFHGTSHKYVSQRAAAMLGKNIEDVKIITCHLGNGASIAAVDGGKCVDTSMGFTPLEGLIMGTRCGDIDAAILPFLMEKEGLDAKGLSDLMNKKSGVYGMTGISSDFRDIEGAASNGDEKAQVALDAYVQRVQKYIGAYAAEMNGVDAVVFTAGVGENGIEIRESIASNMEFLGMNLDKEANKVRGKERVISTEDSRVKILLIPTNEELMIARDTVALVK; the protein is encoded by the coding sequence ATGAAAGTATTAGTATTAAACTGTGGTAGTTCTTCATTAAAATATCAATTAATAGATATGTCAAATGAAGAAGTTTTATGTATAGGATTAGTTGAAAGAATAGGTATAGAAGGTTCTATACTTAAGCAAGAAAAAGATGGTGTTGAAGGTAAATTAATAATAGAACAACCAATGAAAAACCATCAAGATGCTATAAAGTTAGTATTAGACGGTGTTGTTGATGCTAAATTCGGTGGAGTTAAAGAAATAAGCGAAGTTGAAGCTGTAGGACACAGAGTAGTTCACGGTGGAGAAAAGTTCGCTGGTTCAGTTAAGATAACTGACGAAGTTATGGTTGCATTAGAAGAGTGTGTAGAATTAGCACCACTTCACAACCCAGCTAACATAATGGGTATAAAAGCTTGTGAAGAAATACTTCCAGGTGTACCAATGGTAGGAGTATTTGATACTGCTTTCCACCAAACTATGCCTAAAAAATCTTACTTATACGGATTACCTCATGAATTATACACTAAGTACGGTGTAAGAAGATACGGATTCCACGGAACTTCTCACAAGTATGTATCTCAAAGAGCTGCTGCAATGCTTGGAAAGAACATAGAAGACGTTAAGATAATAACTTGTCACTTAGGAAATGGAGCTTCTATAGCTGCTGTTGATGGTGGTAAGTGTGTTGATACATCTATGGGATTCACTCCACTTGAAGGATTAATAATGGGAACTAGATGTGGAGATATAGATGCTGCTATATTACCATTCTTAATGGAAAAAGAAGGATTAGATGCTAAAGGATTATCTGATTTAATGAACAAAAAGTCAGGTGTATACGGAATGACTGGTATATCTAGTGACTTTAGAGATATAGAAGGAGCTGCTTCAAACGGTGATGAAAAAGCTCAAGTTGCTTTAGATGCATACGTTCAAAGAGTTCAAAAATACATAGGAGCTTATGCTGCAGAAATGAACGGAGTTGACGCTGTTGTATTTACTGCTGGTGTTGGTGAAAATGGTATAGAAATAAGAGAATCAATAGCTTCTAACATGGAATTCTTAGGAATGAACTTAGATAAAGAAGCTAACAAAGTTAGAGGAAAAGAAAGAGTAATATCTACAGAAGACTCTAGAGTTAAGATATTATTAATACCAACTAACGAAGAGTTAATGATAGCAAGAGATACTGTTGCATTAGTAAAATAA
- a CDS encoding nucleotidyltransferase produces the protein MNILGVIVEYNPFHNGHLHHLNKSRQLTKATHTVAIMSGNFLQRGEPALFDKYTRASIAVENGVDLVLELPTLYACQSAEIFAHGAITTLNSLNCIDSICFGSEEGSIDVLYTIAKILVDEPNEFKVNLKKYLDEGMLYPSARSMSLFDYISKHNLIDISKDKLLNVLNSSNNILGLEYIKCLLKLNSNIKPFTISRVQASYNSENITSSICSATAIRKSLKDYNDLSLISNVVPSQTYNILNEKINNNFLPMFDEAYFDIIKSIVARDISILDKYFEVNEGIENKIYQNIFRSNSLDELHLSIKSKRYTLTKIKRTLNNILLGITKEDISYVKDINAVPYIRVLAFNDRGREILKAIKKTSEVNIVNKLSKASFSMNDKLFKTLLDYDIRSSNIYNLIYYKNNPDLLKGPMDYYISPIYIKNNKN, from the coding sequence ATGAATATACTTGGAGTAATAGTTGAGTACAATCCATTTCACAATGGACATTTACACCATTTAAATAAATCTAGACAGCTAACAAAAGCTACTCACACAGTCGCTATTATGAGCGGAAATTTTTTACAAAGAGGTGAACCAGCCTTATTTGATAAATATACTAGAGCTTCTATCGCAGTTGAAAACGGTGTAGATTTAGTTCTTGAACTTCCTACTTTATATGCTTGTCAGTCTGCTGAAATATTTGCCCACGGTGCAATAACAACTTTAAATTCATTAAATTGTATAGATTCAATTTGTTTTGGTAGCGAAGAAGGAAGTATTGATGTTTTGTATACTATAGCTAAAATACTAGTTGATGAGCCAAATGAATTTAAAGTAAATCTAAAGAAATACTTAGATGAAGGTATGCTTTATCCTAGTGCACGTAGCATGTCTTTATTTGACTATATATCTAAACATAATTTGATAGATATATCAAAAGATAAACTTTTAAATGTATTAAATTCCTCTAATAACATTTTAGGTCTAGAATACATAAAATGTCTACTAAAATTAAATAGTAATATAAAACCTTTTACGATTTCTAGAGTACAAGCTTCATACAACTCTGAAAATATAACTAGTAGTATTTGTTCTGCTACTGCCATAAGAAAATCTTTAAAAGATTACAATGATTTATCACTTATAAGTAATGTAGTTCCTAGCCAAACTTATAATATACTTAATGAAAAAATTAATAATAATTTTTTACCTATGTTTGATGAAGCTTACTTTGATATTATAAAATCTATTGTAGCTAGAGATATTAGTATATTAGATAAATATTTTGAAGTTAACGAAGGAATAGAAAATAAAATATACCAAAATATATTTAGGTCTAATTCTCTTGATGAACTTCACTTATCTATAAAAAGCAAAAGATATACATTAACTAAAATAAAAAGAACTCTTAATAATATACTACTTGGAATAACTAAAGAAGATATAAGTTACGTTAAAGATATAAATGCCGTTCCTTATATAAGAGTTCTAGCTTTTAACGATAGAGGTCGGGAAATATTAAAAGCTATTAAGAAAACTTCTGAAGTAAATATAGTAAATAAATTATCTAAAGCGTCATTTTCTATGAATGATAAATTATTTAAGACTTTGCTTGATTATGATATAAGATCGAGTAACATATATAATTTAATTTACTATAAAAACAATCCTGATTTATTAAAGGGTCCTATGGATTATTATATATCTCCTATTTACATTAAAAATAATAAAAATTAA